The following are encoded in a window of Sorex araneus isolate mSorAra2 chromosome 11, mSorAra2.pri, whole genome shotgun sequence genomic DNA:
- the LOC129399390 gene encoding calcium homeostasis modulator protein 2-like, with product MANPITHFLSRIFRSKDLVTLNGLVALGTTGGQELFSLLAFQCPCSPVRNFWYGLMATLGPALLLFFISIILNNQTRNLVDGCRCFRTKKCPGILYSILGRAAVAPLTWLVISLLRGDAYVCAFSEFVDPSSLTAENESFPLSHATQILARFPCRESPDNLSGFREEVSRRLKFESQLLGWLLICTVAVVVFLIKCLKACCSMLGYHQEDYRARYLANEEQLLRRTAEAHSLALAANNVKQFFGFVALDEREKELMAKFPKQGTQLILPWEKITGSSQYQEMQGIPLYSLLHKWANRQFLIDKDFNMTLLPHPQPQLSDSPTSDN from the exons ATGGCTAACCCCATCACCCACTTCCTTTCGCGCATTTTCAGGAGCAAGGATTTGGTGACATTAAATGGGCTGGTGGCCCTGGGCACCACGGGGGGCCAGGAGCTCTTCTCCTTGTTGGCCTTCCAGTGCCCGTGCTCACCAGTTCGGAACTTCTGGTATGGGTTAATGGCCACCTTGGGGCCCGCCTTGTTGCTCTTCTTCATCAGCATCATCCTCAACAACCAAACCAGGAACCTGGTGGACGGGTGCCGGTGCTTCAGGACCAAGAAATGCCCAGGCATCCTATATTCGATCCTGGGCCGCGCAGCCGTGGCCCCCCTCACCTGGTTGGTCATCTCCCTGCTGCGCGGGGACGCCTACGTCTGTGCATTCAGCGAGTTTGTGGACCCGTCCTCGCTCACGGCTGAGAACGagagcttccctctctcccacgccACACAGATCCTGGCCAGGTTCCCTTGCAGGGAGAGCCCTGACAACTTGTCCGGCTTCCGGGAGGAGGTGAGCCGCAGGCTCAAGTTTGAGTCTCAG CTATTAGGGTGGCTGCTCATCTGCACAGTGGCCGTGGTGGTGTTCCTGATCAAGTGCCTCAAGGCCTGCTGCTCGATGCTCGGCTACCACCAGGAGGACTACAGGGCCCGCTACCTCGCCAACGAGGAGCAGCTCTTGCGACGCACGGCCGAGGCCCACTCGCTCGCACTGGCGGCCAACAATGTGAAGCAGTTCTTCGGCTTCGTGGCGTTGGACGAGAGGGAAAAGGAGCTGATGGCCAAGTTTCCAAAGCAAGGCACACAGTTGATTTTACCATGGGAAAAAATCACTGGCAGTTCCCAGTACCAGGAGATGCAGGGCATCCCCCTCTACAGCCTCCTGCACAAGTGGGCCAACAGGCAGTTTCTCATCGACAAGGATTTCAATATGACCCTActtccccaccctcagccccaacTTTCTGACAGCCCAACCTCCGACAATTGA
- the LOC129399316 gene encoding calcium homeostasis modulator protein 1-like codes for MDKFRMIFQFLQSNQESFMNGICGILALASAQMYSAFDFNCPCLPGYNSAYSAGILLAPPLVLFLLGLVLNNNVSMLAEEWKRPPGRRAKDPAVLRYMFCSMAQRALIAPVVWVAVTLLDGKCFLCAFCTAVPVTALGNGSLAPGLPGPELARLLARVPCPEIYDGDWLLAREVAVRYLRCISQALGWSFVLLTTLLAFAVRSVRPCFTQAAFLKSKYWSHYIDIERRLFDETCTEHAKAFAKVCIQQFFEAMTHDLELGHSHGALAPPSPAVAAAPAAGPNGAEEEREKLRGITDQGAVNRLLTSWHQCKPPLRLGQDEPLMGNGWAGGGPRAPRREVATYISKV; via the exons ATGGACAAGTTCCGGATGATCTTCCAGTTCCTGCAGTCCAACCAGGAGTCCTTCATGAACGGCATCTGCGGCATCCTGGCCCTGGCCAGCGCCCAGATGTACTCGGCCTTCGACTTCAActgcccctgcctgcccggcTACAACTCGGCCTACAGCGCGGGCATCCTGCTGGCCCCGCCGCTGGTGCTCTTCCTGCTGGGCCTGGTGCTCAACAACAACGTGTCCATGCTGGCCGAGGAGTGGAAGCGGCCGCCGGGCCGCCGCGCCAAGGACCCCGCCGTGCTGCGCTACATGTTCTGCTCCATGGCCCAGCGCGCCCTCATCGCGCCCGTCGTCTGGGTGGCCGTCACCCTGCTCGACGGCAAGTGTTTCCTCTGCGCCTTCTGCACCGCCGTGCCCGTGACCGCGCTGGGCAACGGCAGCCTGGCCCCCGGCCTGCCCGGCCCTGAGCTCGCCCGCCTGCTGGCGCGGGTGCCCTGCCCCGAGATCTACGACGGGGACTGGCTGCTGGCGCGTGAGGTGGCCGTGCGCTATTTGCGTTGCATCTCCCAG GCCCTGGGCTGGTCCTTCGTGCTGCTGACCACGCTGCTGGCCTTCGCCGTGCGCTCCGTGCGGCCCTGCTTCACGCAGGCGGCCTTCCTCAAGAGCAAGTACTGGTCCCACTACATCGACATCGAGCGCAGGCTCTTCGACGAGACGTGCACGGAGCACGCCAAGGCCTTCGCCAAGGTCTGCATCCAGCAGTTCTTTGAGGCCATGACCCACGACCTGGAGCTGGGCCACTCCCACGGGGCGCTGGCACCCCCCAGCCCGGCAGTGGCGGCAGCCCCCGCGGCCGGCCCCAACGGGGCCGAGGAGGAGCGGGAGAAGCTGAGGGGCATCACAGACCAGGGCGCCGTCAACCGGCTGCTCACCAGCTGGCACCAGTGCAAACCGCCGCTGCGCCTGGGCCAGGACGAGCCCCTGATGGGCAacggctgggctgggggcggccccCGGGCTCCCCGCAGGGAGGTGGCCACCTACATCAGCAAGGTGTGA